A window of Candidatus Tectomicrobia bacterium genomic DNA:
CTCCCGGCCGAGCGGCCCATGAGGGCCAGGCCCAGGCCCATGAAGATGATCCCGATGTTCTCGACGCTGTGATAAGCCAGAAGGCGCTTCAGGTCGTGCTGGGCGATGGCGTAGGCGACCCCCAGCACCGCGCTCGCGGTGCCCAGGAGAAGCAGGAGGCCGCCCCAATACACCGGCGGTGCCGGGAGGATGGCCGTCATGCGCGCCAGCCCGTACACCCCCATCTTGATGAGCACCCCCGACATGAGGGCCGAGACGTGGCTGGGGGCGTTCGCGTGGGCCCCGGGGAGCCATACGTGGAAGGGCATGAGGCCCGCCTTCAGGCCGAAGCCGAGCAGGGAGAGCAGAAAAATGGCCGTCCACGGCCCGGCCGCCTGAGGCGCCGTCTCCAGGGCGGTCGAGCCGGTCGCCGAGTTCCAGAGGGAGAAAGCCGCAATCAGGGCGAGAGAGGCCAGGTGGGTGGCCGCGAGGTAGAGCCAGCCGCTCTCCCGCACGCTCGGCGCCTCGTCCTCCGTCGTGATGAGGAAGAAGGCGGCCACCGCCATCACCTCCCACGCGATCAAGAACAGGACCGCGTCGCGGGCGATGACCACCATCCCCAGCGCCCCGGCCATCAGGCCGAGGAAAAACCTCAGCCTGGCGGCGCTCTCGGGGTGGCGGGCCTCGCTCCAGTAGCCCAGCCCGTATATCGAGGCCAGGGGCGCGGCCACAAGGGTGGGAAGCAGGAAGACGGCGCTCAGGCCGTCGAGTGCCACCGAGAAGCGGCCCATGGGGAGGTTCCAGGCCCAGGAGAGCGCCGGGACGTTCCCGGCCATCGCGGATGCGGTGAGCCCCGCGCCTCCCAGGGCGGCCCCGGCGATCATCCCGGCCGCCGAGAGCCGTTCGCTCCGACCCGCGCCCCGGAAGGGGAGCAGGCCCGGCAAGCCGCTCAGCGCCATGGCGGCGATGCCCGCCAGGATCAATGCCAGGGAAACCCATTCATCCATCAGCGAACCTTTCTTCCGCCCGGCGCGAGCCGGAACGGGGCGAAGCCGGAGGCCGCCTGCGGGGCGCCTCCCCTCGCGGAAATTCATGCAGAGCCGGTATTTTTAGCGTTCTCGGCGGCGAAAAATCCTAAAGAGGAGGGCCGTGGGGCCGCGGAGAGATGTGCAGGGAGCACGGAGGGGCGCCGGCCAGCGGAACGAACTCGGGGGGGAACTGAAAACCCCGGGGCGATGAGGCGCCCCGGGGGGAACTTGACGGTTCTTCTTGCGCTTCCAACTTGCCCTGCCTCCGGAAAAACGGACCCGTTCAGGGCGCAGACCCTGAACGGACCATGCAAGCACGAACTATTGCCCCCCGGGGCGAAAAAGTCAAGCCGCAACCGGGAGCGAGGCCCCTCGTGGAATTTCAGGCCGGGTCCGGCGGGAGCTGTGCATCCGTTTGCCCGGCCCGGAGCCTGTGTCTTTGCTGGCGAATCGGGGAATTGGGGCTCTGCCTCGCAAGGAAGTGAGCAAAGGCTTGCGCACGCGATCTCCTGATAGCCTTGAAATTAAAGGCGCATGGGACGGCACGCGATATGCTCTTGCCGGGACAAGGGAACGTATGTTCGCCACCCTTCTCCCGGAGGAGTCGAAAATGTCAAAAGCGAAGACCGCCTTGCTGGTGCTCGGAATTGCCCTGGGATTGATCTTCACGGCCCTTCAACCCTCTCCCGCGCAGGGGGCGGAGAGGGTCATCTACGTGCAGGCGATGGAGCCCAAGGGGGGCGTCACCGTCGACAAGGAGCCTTTCCCCGGCGGGGAGCTGCCCAAGGGAGGCGGCTACGTCCTCAAGAAGCCCGACGCGAAGGGCCGGTGGGAGGTTTCCACCTACACCTGGAATCCCTCTCAGATCATCGTCCGGAAGGGCGACCGCGTGACTCTCAAGATCATCGGAATCAACGGTGAGAAGCATACGGGGCTCATCGAGCACTATCATCCGAAGCAATTCACCGTGAAGCGCGGCGTCATCACCACGGTGAGCTTCACGGCGAATAAGGCGGGACGGTTCCGGATCGGATGCGACGAGCATAAGCCCAGCATGGAAGGCGAGCTCATCGTCCTGGACAACTAGGAAGGGCCACCCGGGCGCGCCCTTGCACAAGAGGCGCGCCCGGGTCGTTGGGGGCCGGAAAGGGGAGACGAGATGATGTGGCGGGCGGGTCCCATCCTCTTCTTCCTCCTCGTTTCCTTCATGGGGGGGATGACGGACCCCTCCGTTCTCCGCGCTTCGGAATCCGCTTCAAAGTCCATCGCGGAGGCGAGCCTGCTCTTCCGGCGCTATTGCTCGGCCTGCCATGGGCTGGAGGGGCGCGGAGACGGGCCCAACGCGCCTTCCCTCGGGGAAACCCAGCCGCGGGACCTGACCGACCCGGGTTACATGCGGAAGCTGAGCGACGCTCATCTTTTGAAGGTGATCGCAGAGGGCGGCCGGGCGGTGGAGCGTTCGCCCTTCATGCCCCCCTTCGGGCGCACCCTGCCGCCCGGCAGCCTTCGGGCGCTGGCCGCCCATGTCCGCTCCCTGCACGCGCGCAAGGAAAACACGGGCAAGCGGGAGGCGGGCCCCGAGGAGCTGGGTGCCCGCCTCGTCAAGGAACTGGGCTGCGCGAACTGCCACAAGATCGGAAACCTCTCCCCCCAGCCTGTCGCGCCTGCTCTGAAGCGCGCGGGAGAGAAATTCCAGGCACCGTGGCTTGTGGATTTCCTGAGGAAGCCGTCCCGCATCCGCCCCCATGGATATTTGCCCCTTTCCTATTCGAGGATGCCGAGTTTCCGGCTCTCCCAACCGGAGGCGGAGAAACTCGCGGCGTATCTCCTGGCCCAGGGGAAACCGGCCTCCTCGCTCCCGCGGGAAGCCCCGCAGGAGGAAGGGAAGGGGTTCCAGCTGCTCCTGCAGCATGGTTGCCGGGCCTGCCACAACTACGATGAAAACGGGGCCGTGGCGGGGCCCGACCTCGAAAAGCTGAAGGACCGCCTTCGGCTCGAATGGACGGCCCGCTTCATCGAGGACCCCCGGGCCTTTGATCGGGAAGCCTCGATGCCGGCCCTGGGCGTCCCGCCCGCGGATGCGCGCCAGATCGCCGCGCTGCTCGTGAAAGCGGCCGCGCCGAAGAAAAACAGGCCGGAGCTCGCGCAGCAGGGCCGGACCCTCTTCGAGAACCTGGGTTGCCCGGCCTGTCACGAGGGAGCGGATGCCGCGAAGCGGCCCCAGGGCCCGCCCGATCTGACCCACCTGGGGGACAAGCTGCAGCCTGCATGGCTGCGCGGCTTCTTGAAGGACCCCCATCCCTTGCGGTTCTGGCTCAAGGCGCGCATGCCGGATTTCCGGTTGAGCGATCGGGAGGCGGATGCCCTCGCCCGGTATTTCGAGCGCCACGGGAGGGATCCGCGGGCGAAAAACCGTCCCCTCGGCGAGCGGGCGGGGCCCGCGAATCCACTCAGCGTGGAAAAAGGCAAGGAGCTTTTCGAACTCTATGAGTGCGCGAAGTGCCATCCGTCTCCAGGTGCCGCCGTCCAGGCGGACGAGGACGCCGCTTCGCTGGCGCCCTCGCTCCGGGACGCGGGCCGGCGGCTGAAGCCGGGCTGGGTGATGCGCCTTCTCCGGGACCCTCAGTCCATCTACCCTGGAACGAAAATGCCGGACTTCTTCTATAGCGGTGGCCAGCCCATCGAAGAAGACGCCGACGCCAAGATGGCCGCCCTCCGCGACTATCTCATGTCGCTCAAGCCCTAGAGATGACACCCCAGGCCGCCGCCGGGGCGGAGCCCGACCGCCCGGACATCCCCACGCCGAACCCTTTCTTTTCGAAGGGATGTTTCTATAATGGCGGCGATGGCAGCCAGGGGTGTCTTCTGATGAGCGGCCGCGTCCTGAAAAAATTCTCTCTGCTGGGCGCCCTGATATGGGCAGGTTTGACCCTTGCCCTGGCCGTTTTTCTCACATATTTCATCGAGCGCCAGATGTTCCGGGACACCTCCCTGGCGAGCCTCGATTACTTCCAGGCGGTGACCGCCACCCTCCCCACGGAGGCCGAACTGAGGCGGTTCCGCCAAGAGGTCGGCGCCGCCAGGCTGGAGAAGGCGCTGGCGCCTCTCCTGGATGAGCGGAAGACCGTGGCCGTCAAGCTCTACGACGGATCGGGCCGCCTTCTCTACCATTCCCGCGCCCCCGAGCAGGCTGGAAAATCCTTTCCGCGCCACCCCAATTTGGAGAGGGCTCTCGCGGGAGAGAAGACCTTCGGCATATCGGACCTCTCTCACCCGGAGAACGTCGCGGAGCGCCGCCTGGGGATCGGCCATCTGCTGGAGATCTATCTTCCCATCCGCGACTCCGCCACCGGGGCCGTCACCGGGGTGTACGAGATTTACACTTCCTTGGCTCCGTTCTATCAGCGCCTTTGGCGGCAGCGGATGGTTGTCTGGAGCATCGTGGTAGCGGGCGCCCTCACGCTTTACGTGGGGCTATTCGTCCATTTCAAGCGGGCTTCGTGGACCATTCTCGGCCAAGCCCGGGAAATCGGGGAGAAGGCGGAAAA
This region includes:
- a CDS encoding c-type cytochrome: MMWRAGPILFFLLVSFMGGMTDPSVLRASESASKSIAEASLLFRRYCSACHGLEGRGDGPNAPSLGETQPRDLTDPGYMRKLSDAHLLKVIAEGGRAVERSPFMPPFGRTLPPGSLRALAAHVRSLHARKENTGKREAGPEELGARLVKELGCANCHKIGNLSPQPVAPALKRAGEKFQAPWLVDFLRKPSRIRPHGYLPLSYSRMPSFRLSQPEAEKLAAYLLAQGKPASSLPREAPQEEGKGFQLLLQHGCRACHNYDENGAVAGPDLEKLKDRLRLEWTARFIEDPRAFDREASMPALGVPPADARQIAALLVKAAAPKKNRPELAQQGRTLFENLGCPACHEGADAAKRPQGPPDLTHLGDKLQPAWLRGFLKDPHPLRFWLKARMPDFRLSDREADALARYFERHGRDPRAKNRPLGERAGPANPLSVEKGKELFELYECAKCHPSPGAAVQADEDAASLAPSLRDAGRRLKPGWVMRLLRDPQSIYPGTKMPDFFYSGGQPIEEDADAKMAALRDYLMSLKP